A single genomic interval of Nocardioides palaemonis harbors:
- a CDS encoding AAA family ATPase, with protein MTTILETDAGQRSILQAMLHGSTAVASVADLHSHVQGATHEFAVVIGPGITTGEATEFAEWARVNRPDLGVILLRDTVDANALAMALRSGMREVVQSKDLAGITTAVQRARSVASAIGQTMLGEVQAAAEEAKARLVAEAEAERAAAAAPTGQLFTVFSTKGGVGKSLVAVNTAVALSQKGHRVCLVDLDVNSGDVAIMLQLSPSRNVNDLVAFRGGIDQGAVESLLTSHSDRLSVVAAPVTLDSPDQASGEEIGQMLDGLKALFEYVVVDTSGVFDDQALAALDRSDSIILVGTLDIPALKGLKLAASTLDLLNFSRSSWRFVLNRADAKVGLTQAEYESTLGVKADATMVSSREVLAAVNRGEALVTAFPGNPNSKALVAFAGTLATAHASADVAAADTGRKGGRLRMRKG; from the coding sequence ATGACCACCATCCTGGAGACCGACGCCGGCCAGCGGTCCATCCTGCAGGCGATGCTGCACGGGTCCACCGCGGTCGCCAGCGTGGCCGACCTGCACTCCCACGTCCAGGGCGCGACGCACGAGTTCGCGGTCGTCATCGGCCCCGGCATCACCACGGGCGAGGCCACCGAGTTCGCCGAGTGGGCGCGCGTCAACCGCCCCGACCTCGGCGTGATCCTGCTGCGTGACACCGTCGACGCGAACGCGCTGGCCATGGCGCTGCGCAGCGGCATGCGCGAGGTCGTCCAGAGCAAGGACCTCGCCGGCATCACCACCGCCGTCCAGCGCGCCCGGTCCGTGGCCAGCGCCATCGGCCAGACCATGCTCGGCGAGGTGCAGGCGGCCGCCGAGGAGGCGAAGGCGCGCCTCGTGGCCGAGGCCGAGGCCGAGCGGGCCGCCGCCGCGGCGCCGACCGGTCAGCTGTTCACCGTCTTCTCCACCAAGGGCGGGGTCGGCAAGAGCCTGGTCGCCGTCAACACCGCCGTCGCGCTGTCGCAGAAGGGCCACCGGGTCTGCCTGGTCGACCTCGACGTCAACAGCGGCGACGTCGCCATCATGCTCCAGCTGTCGCCCAGCCGGAACGTCAACGACCTCGTTGCCTTCCGCGGCGGGATCGACCAGGGGGCCGTCGAGTCCCTGCTCACCTCGCACTCGGACCGGCTGTCCGTGGTCGCCGCGCCCGTGACGCTCGACTCGCCGGACCAGGCGTCCGGTGAGGAGATCGGCCAGATGCTCGACGGCCTCAAGGCGCTGTTCGAGTACGTCGTGGTCGACACCTCGGGCGTGTTCGACGACCAGGCGCTCGCCGCGCTGGACCGCTCGGACTCGATCATCCTGGTCGGCACGCTGGACATCCCGGCCCTCAAGGGCCTCAAGCTCGCCGCCAGCACGCTCGACCTGCTGAACTTCTCGCGCAGCTCGTGGCGCTTCGTGCTGAACCGGGCCGACGCCAAGGTGGGCCTCACGCAGGCCGAGTACGAGTCGACGCTCGGGGTCAAGGCAGACGCCACGATGGTCTCGAGCCGTGAGGTGCTCGCGGCCGTCAACCGCGGGGAGGCCCTCGTCACCGCCTTCCCCGGCAACCCGAACAGCAAGGCGCTCGTCGCTTTCGCCGGCACGCTGGCGACCGCGCACGCGTCGGCCGACGTGGCCGCCGCCGACACCGGCCGCAAGGGCGGCCGGCTCCGCATGAGGAAGGGCTGA
- the cpaB gene encoding Flp pilus assembly protein CpaB, which yields MARRSVILALAIVTALVGTMLIVLYVQGIDNRATQGQELVEVLVAKDVVSAGETVAAAEESGKFEKKQVRREDLVPGFLSSSTSITGLVATGNIYPGEQLIADKFGSVGDTQSLVIPDDKLAMSVELTDPERVAGFVNPGSEVAVFVTVSDPKSYTRVLLTRVTVIGVGQTTTTSRTVTDQTGAQTIEEVPKTILTLALSQKETEKLIWADRFGDLNFALLSEKTTVNDEKGVDAPIVVPGLPAIAG from the coding sequence ATGGCGCGTCGTTCCGTAATCCTCGCCCTGGCCATCGTCACGGCCCTCGTCGGCACGATGCTCATCGTGCTCTACGTCCAGGGCATCGACAACCGGGCCACCCAGGGCCAGGAGCTCGTCGAGGTCCTGGTCGCCAAGGACGTCGTCAGCGCCGGCGAGACCGTCGCCGCCGCCGAGGAGTCCGGCAAGTTCGAGAAGAAGCAGGTGCGCCGCGAGGACCTCGTCCCGGGCTTCCTCTCCTCCTCCACCAGCATCACCGGGCTCGTCGCGACCGGGAACATCTACCCGGGCGAGCAGCTGATCGCCGACAAGTTCGGCAGCGTCGGCGACACCCAGAGCCTGGTCATCCCCGACGACAAGCTCGCGATGTCGGTCGAGCTGACCGACCCCGAGCGCGTCGCCGGCTTCGTCAACCCCGGCTCCGAGGTGGCGGTGTTCGTCACGGTGAGCGACCCGAAGTCCTACACCCGGGTGCTGCTCACCCGCGTGACGGTGATCGGTGTCGGCCAGACGACGACCACGTCGCGGACCGTGACCGACCAGACCGGCGCGCAGACCATCGAGGAGGTGCCCAAGACGATCCTCACCCTCGCGCTCAGCCAGAAGGAGACCGAGAAGCTCATCTGGGCCGACCGCTTCGGCGACCTCAACTTCGCGCTGCTGAGCGAGAAGACCACGGTGAACGACGAGAAGGGCGTGGACGCTCCCATCGTCGTCCCCGGCCTCCCGGCGATCGCGGGCTGA
- a CDS encoding AMP-dependent synthetase/ligase translates to MREFAAALSISVPTTGNLTDDVVANATQAPDAVVFSRRSGAEWTDVTAAEFHDEVRAVAKGLVAAGVEVGDRVALLSKTRYEWTLLDYATWFAGAVGVPIYETSSAEQIGWILSDSGARAVVAEGPDHLARVREAREAGDMPELQHVWSIQDNAVDVLRRLGSDITDEALEERRTAATPDDLATLIYTSGTTGRPKGCMLTHGNFMFELGVAVDELSDLFDTEDSSTLLFLPLAHVFARIIQIGAVKSRTRLGHSADIKNLVTDLGEFRPTFILAVPRVFEKVFNSASQRATADGRGAIFDRAADVAIAWSRALDGPRVPLRLRAQHALFDRLVYGKLRQALGGRCAHAVSGGAPLGDRLGHFYRGIGLSVLEGYGLTETTAALAVNLPGAQKIGTVGRPIPGTAVRVGDDGELLFRGGQVFTGYWGNDAATHEAIDADGWFHTGDVGEVDDEGFVRITGRKKEILVTAGGKNVAPAVLEDRLRAHALVDQCLVVGDGQPFIGALVTLDRETFPAWAEQHGKTGTIADLVDDPDVVAAVQDAVDEANKAVSKAESIRKFTILEGEWTEEGGQLTPSLKLKRNVVVREARADIEALYLS, encoded by the coding sequence GTGCGTGAGTTCGCAGCGGCGCTCTCCATCTCCGTCCCGACCACCGGGAACCTCACCGACGACGTCGTCGCCAACGCCACGCAGGCACCCGACGCCGTCGTGTTCAGCCGGCGCTCGGGCGCGGAGTGGACCGACGTGACCGCCGCCGAGTTCCACGACGAGGTGCGCGCGGTCGCCAAGGGCCTCGTCGCCGCCGGCGTCGAGGTCGGCGACCGGGTCGCACTGCTGTCCAAGACCCGCTACGAGTGGACCCTGCTCGACTACGCGACCTGGTTCGCGGGTGCCGTGGGCGTGCCGATCTACGAGACCTCGTCGGCGGAGCAGATCGGCTGGATCCTCTCCGACTCCGGCGCGCGTGCCGTCGTCGCCGAGGGTCCCGACCACCTCGCCCGGGTGCGCGAGGCCCGCGAGGCCGGCGACATGCCGGAGCTGCAGCACGTGTGGTCGATCCAGGACAACGCCGTCGACGTGCTCCGGCGCCTCGGCTCGGACATCACCGACGAGGCCCTGGAGGAGCGGCGCACCGCCGCCACCCCCGACGACCTCGCGACGCTGATCTACACCAGCGGGACGACCGGCCGACCCAAGGGCTGCATGCTCACCCACGGCAACTTCATGTTCGAGCTGGGCGTCGCCGTCGACGAGCTGTCCGACCTGTTCGACACCGAGGACTCCTCCACCCTCCTGTTCCTCCCCCTGGCGCACGTCTTCGCCCGGATCATCCAGATCGGCGCGGTCAAGAGCCGCACCCGGCTGGGCCACAGCGCCGACATCAAGAACCTCGTCACCGACCTCGGCGAGTTCCGTCCGACCTTCATCCTCGCCGTGCCCCGCGTGTTCGAGAAGGTCTTCAACAGCGCCTCGCAACGGGCGACCGCCGACGGTCGCGGAGCGATCTTCGACCGCGCCGCCGACGTCGCGATCGCGTGGTCCCGCGCGCTGGACGGCCCGCGGGTCCCACTGCGGCTGCGCGCGCAGCACGCACTCTTCGACCGCCTCGTCTACGGCAAGCTGCGCCAGGCGCTCGGTGGCCGCTGCGCCCACGCGGTGTCGGGCGGCGCCCCGCTGGGTGACCGGCTGGGTCACTTCTACCGCGGCATCGGCCTCAGCGTGCTCGAGGGCTACGGCCTCACCGAGACGACCGCCGCGCTCGCGGTCAACCTCCCCGGCGCGCAGAAGATCGGCACCGTCGGCCGCCCGATCCCCGGCACGGCCGTCCGCGTCGGCGACGACGGCGAGCTGCTCTTCCGCGGCGGCCAGGTCTTCACCGGCTACTGGGGCAACGACGCCGCCACCCACGAGGCGATCGACGCCGACGGCTGGTTCCACACCGGCGACGTCGGCGAGGTCGACGACGAGGGCTTCGTCCGGATCACCGGCCGCAAGAAGGAGATCCTCGTGACCGCAGGCGGCAAGAACGTCGCGCCGGCCGTGCTCGAGGACCGGCTGCGCGCCCACGCGCTCGTCGACCAGTGCCTGGTCGTCGGCGACGGGCAGCCGTTCATCGGAGCCCTCGTCACCCTCGACCGCGAGACGTTCCCCGCGTGGGCGGAGCAGCACGGCAAGACCGGCACGATCGCCGACCTGGTCGACGACCCCGACGTGGTGGCCGCCGTGCAGGACGCGGTCGACGAGGCGAACAAGGCGGTCTCGAAGGCCGAGTCGATCCGCAAGTTCACGATCCTCGAGGGCGAGTGGACCGAGGAGGGCGGGCAGCTCACCCCGAGCCTCAAGCTCAAGCGCAACGTCGTGGTCCGCGAGGCGCGCGCCGACATCGAGGCGCTCTACCTCTCCTGA
- a CDS encoding SRPBCC family protein, whose amino-acid sequence MAEQTSSSITIDAPPADVMAVIADFESYPEWAKGVQVAEVVAPGTAGRADQVHFALDVSPIKDEYTLAYDWHGDREVTWSLVEGNMLKMLDGAYTLADRGDGSTEVTYRLALDVSIPLIGMLKRKGEKILIDTALKGLKKRVESL is encoded by the coding sequence ATGGCCGAACAGACCTCCTCGTCGATCACCATCGACGCCCCTCCGGCCGACGTCATGGCCGTCATCGCCGACTTCGAGTCCTACCCGGAGTGGGCCAAGGGCGTGCAGGTCGCGGAGGTCGTCGCCCCCGGCACGGCGGGTCGCGCCGACCAGGTCCACTTCGCCCTCGACGTCTCGCCGATCAAGGACGAGTACACCCTCGCCTACGACTGGCACGGCGACCGCGAGGTCACCTGGTCGCTGGTCGAGGGCAACATGCTGAAGATGCTCGACGGTGCCTACACCCTCGCGGACCGCGGCGACGGGTCGACCGAGGTGACCTACCGCCTCGCGCTCGACGTGAGCATCCCGCTGATCGGGATGCTCAAGCGCAAGGGCGAGAAGATCCTCATCGACACCGCGCTGAAGGGGCTCAAGAAGCGCGTCGAGTCGCTCTGA